One Scomber japonicus isolate fScoJap1 chromosome 1, fScoJap1.pri, whole genome shotgun sequence DNA window includes the following coding sequences:
- the rpl12 gene encoding 60S ribosomal protein L12: MPPKFDPNEVKVVYMRCTGGEVGATSALAPKIGPLGLSPKKVGDDIAKATGDWKGLRITVKLTIQNRQATVEVVPSASALIIKALKEPPRDRKKVKNIKHSGSVTFDEIVGIARVMRHRSIARELSGTIKEILGTAQSVGCTIDGRPPHDVIDDINSGKVECPTE, translated from the exons atGCCGCCCAAATTCGACCCCAACGAGGTTAAAGTTG TGTACATGAGGTGCACAGGAGGAGAAGTCGGTGCCACTTCAGCTCTTGCCCCCAAAATCGGACCTCTGGGTCTG TCTCCCAAGAAAGTTGGTGATGACATCGCCAAGGCAACCGGAGACTGGAAAGGTCTGAGGATCACCGTGAAGCTGACCATCCAGAACAGACAGGCGACG GTTGAGGTTGTTCCCTCTGCGTCCGCTCTGATCATCAAAGCTCTGAAGGAGCCTCCTCGTGACAGGAAGAAGGTCAAGAACA tcaAGCACAGCGGGAGCGTGACTTTCGATGAGATCGTCGGCATCGCCCGCGTGATGAGGCACCGCTCCATCGCCAGGGAGCTGTCCG GTACCATCAAGGAGATCCTGGGTACCGCTCAGTCTGTCGGCTGCACCATCGATGGTCGTCCTCCCCATGATGTCATCGATGACATCAACAGCGGCAAAGTCGAGTGCCCAACTGAGTAA
- the pole3 gene encoding DNA polymerase epsilon subunit 3 — MAERPEDLNLPNAVITRIIKEALPDGVNVSKEARRAISQAASVFVLYATSCANNFAMKAKRKTLNAGDVLAAMEEMEFERFLEPLREALDVYKKGQKGKKEVSEQKRKDKEKKNDSENDKSREEEEEEEERMEEEPDAENEAEEEEVEN, encoded by the exons ATGGCGGAAAGACCCGAAGACCTGAACCTACCGAACGCGGTGATCACGCGCATCATCAAGGAGGCG CTCCCAGATGGGGTGAACGTGTCAAAAGAAGCAAGGAGAGCCATTTCCCAAGCTGCCAGCGTGTTTGTGCTCTATGCAACATCCTG TGCGAACAACTTTGCGATGAAAGCAAAGAGAAAAACTCTGAACGCTGGAGACGTCTTGGCTGCGATGGAGGAAATGGAGTTCGAACGATTCCTGGAGCCTCTGAGAGAAGCTTTGGACG tgtACAAGAAGGGccagaagggaaagaaggaagtgtcGGAGCAGAAGCgcaaagacaaagagaagaagaacgaCTCCGAGAACGACAagagcagagaagaggaagaggaggaggaggagcgcaTGGAGGAGGAGCCCGATGCGGAGAACgaagcggaggaggaggaggtggagaactga